The following coding sequences are from one Mycosarcoma maydis chromosome 23, whole genome shotgun sequence window:
- a CDS encoding aspartate--tRNA ligase MSD1 (related to aspartate--tRNA ligase, mitochondrial) has product MLRSASSSVRLAALRGLRAPLSSSLPCCSSSCPSLTPFRSAPFNPAQRQTRTLASLASTSTASNTEVAGQLGGEKLDKRHDAYYGAFPARTHTCGELRTLHDKQQVVLTGWLQSSRQVSKQLGFFTIFDHTGSIQLKVHRTEASPLLLDSFSSIPLQSAILIRGKVARRPTHDSKADQSTGAIEVLPESLTLLNPATKDLPFQPSDSIHADGVSSELRARYRYLDLRRPSLAENIRLRSRITHAIRNHLYDNGFLEIETPVLLSSTPEGAREFLVPTRLSSSSNAQAEPHFYALPQSPQQPKQLLIASGVTDKYFQIAKCFRDEDGRKDRQPEFTQIDLEMGFVSGGPEAESTSSLTCDADADADADARDAQGHWRIGGQQVRDVIEGLIAHVWRAAGRGSVPHRFPVMSYWTAMTRYGSDKPDLRYGYTLHDVSSGFKPCSESDVAKLDATSVSLEILPYQHHAAGSLSKKELERLLLPFKGKVERFRISSKDNIHELAALLLKKSALTRQFLQKEFGNDVSVSEVDVEHLAQTLRAAIEAEARSDDSSEPVDIFVSLRSNPPEGGSTPLGEVRKLVAASLCDKKLLTMSGDALAWITEFPLFTLADDDKNALSLQCSSSRRWQSSHHPFTAPVASDIAMLLGGNLDASSIASIRGQHYDLVLNGQEIGGGSVRIHSRALQQCVLAHILELTPSEQARFSHLLHALDCGAPPHAGIALGFDRLMAILCRTESIRDVIAFPKQGSGIDPLFRSPAPLTAPDQNNHPTHSLLRLYGLSKS; this is encoded by the coding sequence ATGCTCAGGTCGGCTTCCAGTTCAGTACGGCTCGCAGCTCTTCGTGGGCTCCGAGCCCCATTGTCTTCATCCCTGCCgtgttgcagcagcagctgtcCTTCCCTGACACCATTCCGCTCGGCACCCTTTAATCCAGCGCAGCGTCAAACTCGCACGCTTGCTTCGCTTGCTTCGACATCAACCGCCTCAAATACTGAGGTGGCCGGCCAACTAGGGGGCGAGAAGCTGGACAAACGTCATGACGCATACTACGGAGCCTTTCCAGCACGGACACACACTTGCGGCGAGCTGCGTACCTTGCATGATAAGCAGCAAGTCGTGCTCACAGGCTGGCTGCAGTCATCCCGGCAGGTATCCAAGCAGCTCGGATTCTTTACGATCTTCGATCATACCGGCAGCATCCAACTTAAAGTACACCGCACGGAAGCTTCGCCTCTTCTGCTCGACTCGTTTTCATCGATCCCGCTACAGAGCGCCATCCTGATCAGAGGAAAGGTAGCACGTCGCCCGACGCACGACTCGAAGGCGGATCAGTCGACAGGAGCAATCGAGGTGCTGCCAGAAagcttgacgctgctcAATCCTGCGACCAAGGATCTGCCTTTTCAGCCTTCGGACTCTATCCATGCCGATGGCGTCTCATCCGAGCTCCGGGCTCGATACAGATACCTTGACCTTCGACGTCCATCGCTCGCCGAAAACATTCGTCTGCGCAGtcgcatcacgcatgcCATCCGAAACCACCTGTACGACAATGGTTtcctcgagatcgagaccCCTGTGCTGCTCAGTTCCACACCCgaaggcgctcgagaaTTCCTTGTGCCCACTCGTCTATCCTCATCTTCCAACGCCCAGGCAGAACCACATTTCTACGCTCTACCTCAATCGCCTCAGCAGCCCAAGCAGCTTTTGATCGCTTCCGGAGTCACTGATAAGTACTTTCAAATCGCAAAGTGCTTCCGCGATGAAGATGGACGCAAAGATCGCCAACCCGAGTTTACCCAgatcgatctcgagatGGGTTTCGTCAGCGGTGGACCCGAAGCCGAATCAACATCATCTTTGACAtgcgatgcagatgcagatgcagatgccgACGCCAGGGATGCGCAAGGTCATTGGAGGATCGGAGGTCAGCAGGTGAGGGATGTGATCGAAGGCTTGATAGCTCACGTCTGGAGAGCTGCTGGCAGAGGCAGTGTACCCCATCGCTTTCCTGTCATGTCGTACTGGACCGCCATGACTCGCTATGGATCCGACAAACCAGATCTGCGATATGGCTATACGCTTCACGATGTTTCGTCCGGCTTTAAGCCTTGCTCTGAGTCCGATGTTGCAAAGCTCGATGCTACGAGTGTTAGTCTCGAGATCCTGCCGTACCAGCATCATGCAGCTGGTTCGCTATCCAAGAAggagcttgagcgcctccTCTTACCGTTCAAAGGCAAAGTCGAACGGTTTCGCATCTCATCCAAGGACAACATCCACGAACTTGCTGCGCTACTGCTCAAGAAGAGCGCGTTGACCCGGCAGTTTCTTCAGAAGGAGTTTGGGAATGACGTTTCTGTCTCGGAGGTGGATGTGGAGCATCTCGCACAAACGTTGCGTGCTGCTATCGAGGCCGAAGCGCGCTCGGACGACTCGTCTGAGCCGGTGGATATCTTTGTTTCGCTGCGTTCGAATCCACCGGAAGGTGGCAGCACGCCGTTGGGTGAAGTGCGCAAACTTGTGGCTGCGTCGCTGTGtgacaagaagctgcttACCATGTCGGGCGATGCATTGGCATGGATCACCGAGTTCCCACTGTTCACGCTAgctgatgacgacaagAACGCGCTCTCGTTGCAGTGCTCGTCTTCTCGACGCTGGCAATCGAGTCACCATCCCTTCACTGCGCCGGTTGCGAGCGACATCGCGATGCTGCTCGGTGGCAATCTCGATGCGAGTTCGATCGCTTCGATCCGAGGACAGCACTACGACCTCGTCCTCAACGGCCAGGAGATCGGCGGTGGGTCGGTTCGAATTCACTCTCGCGCCTTGCAGCAATGCGTCTTGGCACACATCCTCGAGTTGACCCCCAGCGAACAAGCAAGGTTTTCTCACCTGCTGCATGCGCTCGACTGTGGCGCCCCACCGCACGCCGGTATCGCCCTCGGCTTCGACAGGCTCATGGCCATCTTGTGTCGCACAGAAAGCATCAGAGACGTCATCGCATTCCCCAAACAAGGCTCTGGCATCGACCCTCTTTTCCGATCCCCGGCTCCCCTCACCGCTCCCGACCAAAACAATCACCCCACACACTCCCTGTTGCGCCTCTACGGCTTGTCCAAATCTTGA
- a CDS encoding uncharacterized protein (related to Paxillin) gives MALQEPVDMSAAWLAHAPPPPPTTAVRKPRRSSSYEPLSAHNGSTMNDMHTRGGYLPPSSHSPEPPSSRRSSVSDLKELTSSSSAPASSVKRVRSKVTSNPVPPAPSAFYNYQHQLQQQQQQQQQQQQQQQQQQQQLYHQSQHPVLPTQQLPYAVAPDAVHAPAQLPMTSAVMAHSCSDNNASPSYPGYSRERRDSAPIISYSQQPHSTIYAQQHLPANSVSPVHPTVYDSVVAAASAPAPVTTSPYSAAQPPLSAVPASHLQYMPPLHSPIPPHVPHYGVPPQQQHQPWAPTPQSQPVYQQAPAHFQYPAVTPPGVQQPWDQPGATVPSSQQPGITFPASAGAPPSMIPSNTHVSPTMQISSPPISATSPRPGHATDLSRQSTTSSVASVRRPLPQPSRTSSNPSAPGSPVTSPIGLTNRASVRRDLPRPPSGSSATISTASAYMASNLARTDPGSPGSPIAGTTSRLPASALNRTESVRLAAEALMARGVPQRRPLRSALASTTFSPPLPPTRMAASPSVHTRELPASQSEPVAATTGTRTRIAEQHPTESPSVAVQATHRSSQSTGSVLSHSIDSSPVRPRALPEPAAAPALQHSVTTAPAPPQNAVQPSLASDASHVHAQPSQPSRRHEPARYQETAQLVDSLASMSVGNANPSQAAACSTPAPSVPVFSFEAPDEEPEKPRRRRGSSVSRAGPPPGQKAIQQAVTAPTIVLPGGDGDDGGHAAGPSIQICGADDERACSSSGPMVSVTADDDDVRSQTSNASKGPSISVSFSAEPSAKSQRAGTSHAPSSGAATAMGSATNGRVSASSVGSGAGCHGCRKWIAGKVVHALGTTYHPGCFVCAHCSEGLEHVAFYEHQGLPYCHFDYHELFSKRCFHCRTPIVDERYISVQDEELTGQDGETAERCYHELHFFCANCGDPFLDPKAAGSAAGSDPGLMTADENGKVKHGGMEFIVHKGYPYCEKCHVNLHKPRCNGCKKPVLGDLISALRAKWHPECFTCCSCDKPFEDTMFFVKDGRPYDEACYKVLLRNMI, from the coding sequence ATGGCGCTTCAAGAACCCGTCGACATGTCAGCCGCTTGGCTCGCCCATGCgccacctcctcctccaacCACCGCGGTCCGCAAACCTCGTAGGAGTTCATCGTACGAGCCTTTGTCTGCGCATAATGGCAGCACCATGAATGATATGCACACGCGTGGCGGCTACCTTCCACCAAGCTCCCACTCACCCGAGCCTCCAAGCTCACGAAGATCCTCTGTTTCCGACCTCAAGGAGCTGACGTCTTCATCCTCTGCACCGGCTTCGTCCGTAAAGAGGGTACGCTCCAAAGTCACCTCGAACCCAGTGCCACCAGCACCCAGCGCTTTCTACAACTACCAGCATCAActccagcagcagcagcagcagcagcagcagcagcagcagcagcagcagcagcagcagcagcaactcTACCATCAGTCACAGCACCCTGTGCTACCTACACAACAATTGCCCTATGCTGTCGCTCCTGATGCTGTCCATGCACCAGCACAACTTCCCATGACCTCTGCTGTCATGGCACACAGCTGCTCGGACAACAACGCTAGTCCAAGCTACCCGGGATATTCACGAGAGCGCAGAGACAGCGCACCCATCATTTCCTACTCTCAGCAACCGCATAGCACTATCTATGCCCAGCAGCATTTGCCGGCAAACAGTGTCTCTCCCGTTCACCCGACTGTGTACGATTCCGTCGTTGCcgcagcatcagcaccagcacctgTTACCACATCTCCCTActctgcagctcaaccacCCTTGAGCGCAGTGCCAGCATCGCACCTGCAATACATGCCTCCTCTTCATAGTCCAATCCCACCACATGTGCCCCATTACGGCGTTCCacctcagcagcagcatcagccgTGGGCGCCGACACCACAAAGCCAGCCAGTATACCAGCAAGCACCAGCTCATTTCCAGTATCCTGCCGTCACACCGCCTGGCGTCCAGCAACCATGGGATCAACCTGGTGCTACTGTCCCATCGTCTCAGCAGCCAGGAATTACCTTTCCTGCCTCGGCCGGCGCTCCACCCTCCATGATTCCATCAAATACGCATGTCTCGCCAACTATGCAGATCAGCTCTCCACCTATATCCGCTACTTCCCCGCGTCCTGGTCACGCGACCGATCTGAGCAGACAGTCCACCACTTCATCCGTTGCCTCCGTTCGCAGACCGTTGCCTCAACCATCGCGAACTTCGTCCAATCCGTCTGCGCCCGGCTCGCCTGTAACAAGCCCGATCGGTCTCACCAATCGTGCAAGCGTCCGACGTGACCTTCCCAGACCACCGTCGGGCTCTTCGGCGACCATATCCACTGCATCCGCTTACATGGCATCCAATCTGGCCAGAACGGATCCAGGCAGTCCAGGATCGCCTATTGCTGGCACCACGTCGCGTCTGCCTGCATCTGCTCTGAACCGTACCGAGAGCGTACGGCTGGCAGCGGAAGCCCTCATGGCCAGAGGCGTCCCACAAAGACGTCCGCTCCGCAGCGCCTTGGCTAGCACCACCTTTTCGCCCCCTCTTCCACCTACCAGAATGGCTGCTAGCCCTTCCGTTCATACGCGCGAGCTGCCTGCCAGCCAAAGCGAGCCCGTAGCCGCCACGACTGGCACTCGCACACGCATCGCTGAGCAACATCCCACCGAATCGCCCTCGGTAGCTGTTCAGGCAACCCATCGATCAAGCCAGAGTACTGGCTCCGTCCTCAGCCattcgatcgactcgagtCCTGTCCGCCCTCGTGCTCTACCGGAGCCTGCTGCGGCGCCAGCGCTTCAACACTCTGTGACCACAGCCCCTGCGCCCCCTCAGAATGCCGTGCAACCGAGTCTGGCCTCTGATGCATCACACGTACACGCTCAACCATCGCagccatctcgtcgtcatgAGCCTGCTCGCTATCAAGAAACAGCTCAATTGGTCGACTCATTGGCTAGCATGTCTGTAGGCAATGCAAATCCATCACAGGCggctgcttgctcaacaCCAGCGCCAAGTGTTCCCGTTTTCAGCTTTGAAGCTCCGGATGAGGAGCCGGAAAAACCGAGACGTCGACGTGGCAGTAGCGTGTCAAGAGCTGGTCCACCTCCAGGTCAAAAGGCGATTCAACAGGCTGTTACGGCGCCTACGATCGTCTTACCGGGcggtgatggcgatgacggGGGACACGCGGCAGGACCGTCGATTCAGATCTGTGGAGCGGATGATGAGCGTGCATGCTCGAGTTCGGGGCCGATGGTTTCTGTCACtgctgacgatgacgacgtcCGCTCGCAGACGAGCAACGCGTCGAAAGGACCTTCGATTTCGGTCTCATTTTCAGCGGAGCCATCTGCGAAATCACAACGTGCAGGCACGAGTCATGCACCCTCTAGCGGAGCGGCCACCGCCATGGGCTCGGCGACGAATGGTCGAGTCTCTGCATCGTCTGTCGGCAGCGGTGCAGGTTGTCATGGATGTCGCAAATGGATCGCGGGCAAAGTGGTGCATGCACTAGGAACAACCTACCATCCGGGATGCTTCGTGTGTGCGCACTGCTCCGAGGGGCTCGAGCACGTCGCGTTTTACGAACACCAAGGGCTTCCGTATTGCCACTTTGATTACCACGAACTCTTCTCGAAACGTTGCTTCCATTGTCGAACACCTATCGTGGATGAACGCTACATCAGCGTGCAAGACGAAGAGCTCACTGGGCAGGACGGAGAGACGGCGGAACGATGTTATCACGAACTCCACTTTTTCTGTGCCAACTGTGGCGATCCTTTCCTCGACCCCAAGGCCGCCGGTTCGGCTGCCGGTAGCGATCCAGGCTTGATGACGGCGGATGAGAATGGCAAAGTCAAGCATGGCGGTATGGAGTTTATCGTCCATAAGGGTTACCCGTACTGCGAAAAGTGCCATGTCAACTTGCACAAGCCGAGGTGTAACGGTTGTAAGAAGCCGGTGCTCGGCGATCTCATATCGGCGTTACGAGCCAAGTGGCATCCGGAGTGCTTCACTtgttgcagctgcgatAAACCGTTTGAGGATACTATGTTTTTCGTCAAGGATGGCAGACCGTATGACGAGGCTTGTTACAAGGTCTTGTTACGCAACATGATCTAG